TCCCGTCTTCTGGCTCATCAGAAATTAAGatctgaaattaaaaagaaatctGTTTACATAAGAAGGCCTAAACTATTCAAATAAAGGTTAAAGAGCCCAAACACACCTAAATGAACATCGCTTTATtagatagagtgtgtttttctaattccaacgacaccttacttgttttaatcggttctgtataaccaaagatatttcagctcaaacaccgtgaaattcataaagctgatttgaaagttgcgtggcgaaaaaatggagaagtgtactacccacgtgacaaatcacgtcacaaaatttgttaaagccgctctcattcagaaaggcgacaggcagtgttttcagcaaaaaacgagaaaacaaaaaaacttaggtttcgcttttacataaatcagtcacgtgactagtacgttcctacgtcacaatcacgaagctcgtagtaaaaaaaggatagcgctagagatcactgtttgaggacgaatatctccgcctatactggaccaattttaataagcaaagtatttttggaatcaataaaacagtcgctttatgaattcaccataaaaaataaaagtgacgtggggtgtgtttaggccctttaagagTTTGTAtgaactgtcattgcccgccatgcgaggataaacaagttacatacgtggtaacttgtaagcaggcacgaggtgtatgaaacataacgcccgtgttataacgactgtcgtttccccgccatgcgaagataaataagttacatacatggtaacttgtaagcaggcacgaggtgtatgaaacagaacacccgtgttataacgactatcgttgccccaccatgcaaggataaataaattacatctGTTAATTCCTGATAGATAAACAACTAATCCACCTGCACAAGTTTTTCACAGGTCTCGGCCACATCAGTGTTGTCATTCTCCGTCTCCCATCTGTACAACTCACGCATTATCACGTATGTGTTCTTGTCTTTGACATAAGCTCTGCCAGATTGAGTGGCGCATAACTGAAAACAATATACAGTAGTTATAGTAGATAACTAGATAAATTAACTGACAACGTTTAGCatgatggggtaagatgggacatgttttcttttttttccttacgcaatttggtagtaaacattaacaatttacaataatATTGGTACTACTAGATTCAACTGAAAACAATGTACAACTAGAATGAACTAACGAATAATTAActtaatttaacttaattactgttaagtgatGACGTATTATGTTTAATAGGCATTTCTTCAACACCAAGTgtgaaataagtttaaataccGTCATAAAATAGTTAGACCTCCCACAAAAAGCAGACAGGTTGGTGAAAAAATAGAGCGCAACCACAACAGAGCTATACTCAAACAAAGTACGGACCTTAACATTCGTGCCtcgactgtccttgccccaTCTCACAAGGATGAACAAGTCACCAGCAAAACCAATATGACATAGTCTACTTTAAAAAAGGACCGGTAACAATCCCACTACCACTATTGTGATCCATCCAAGgagaataaataagctacCGGCAATTAAttgcaaataataataaacttaaataaattaccaatGTCAACGCCTCCACCAGTATAACCCTCACATCTGGATCTTCCTCCCTTTGTTTATCCGATGGCAAATATTGAAGGTCGAGTGGAAGGCGATCGTTGTCGTCGTCGTCGAACTCCTCAGCGCCTGCTAGTGGGAGGAGCAGGTGAGGAAGAAGATCAACGTCCTCGCTTAGCAACCAATCGTGGCTCTCTGTGTATCAAATGGTTCGGAATCttttatatcaaaaatatatttaaataaaatctatttttatctGTCTTATACAATTGCCTAAACTGTCTGAGTGGGAAATTTAAAAGCACCAGATTTAAGTATGTTAGGATTCCCAAATGACACAGTGAATTTAAAAGGCTTTATCAATGTCTTTGGAAAATAATGgttttaaacacaggtgtcacatttaaaaaaataaaaatagggAATATTCTAAATagagttacactcatagttgtcaaacataggaaacctcattgattaatgtggtgaatgcaatatactttggctctgctggtttgtatagacacctaacagcagggtaaaatatggggtgacattgttaaaataccgttacactcatagttgtcaaacataggaaacctcattgattaatgtggtgaatgcaatatactttggctttgcttgtttgtatagacacctaacagcagggtaaaatctgaaGACTCTGAAcaaataaaagctattttttcATGCAATAGATTTAAAGTTgtgcaaaataattaaactctatgaacttttgaaaaattatgATTTTGGGCCAagcaatatttatataaaaatgatatttataaacatagcACAACCAGAACCAACCATATTCAAAGCAACAGTTTCTTATCGTGGCAGCAATTCCACCCCTGCGTTTCACCGATTTCTTGTAAGTAAGGAAAGGAAAAAGTTGGTTTATTCGAATCTTGGATTGGTCGAGGAAAAATTGTCGAactacaaaaaatgttattaaaatttaagaatatataaaatgtatatatatatattgcttgATGTTTATTGTTGGATAATAAAAGAAGAGTTGCAGCttgtaatgtatatacatCAACCCTTAAGCACAGTAGCTATGGATAGCAGGGTGGGCAAATTAACCCTAACATTCTGTACTACATTAACTGCGGGGGCGAATTCAGGGGGGGGGGTTAAAGTGGACCTTTATACCAGGGGATTTATACCAagtttatttaccatttaCTTGATGTTACAAATGTGATCCTACCTTCTGGAAGTTGAGTTAGGTTTGAGAAGAAAGCAGCCAAGTAATCCATACTGCATGACTTATTGTATTCCACCtttgaaaatatttccaaCAGTTTTGCGAGTTTGATTACTTTGGAACCGTCTGGATAAACATCTGCCAAACATTGCGCAACAACCTTCGCCCCATCCTTGCCTCTTGTGAGGTTGTTTATTATGCTGCAAACTTTGTCCGAATATGGGGATTCCCCATCACAGATAACTTTAAAGAACTCCGGCAAgatttcataatttttcagCAGGATCTCGGAGGCACGTCCGTAAGTTGATAAGTTAATGATACAAAGGTAGCTTTCATTCACAACAGCAGGGTGAGAGTCCTTGGTTAGCGTCAGAATGCACTTGAAAATAATTAGGTATGTCATGTATGTACTTTTAGGTAGTTTAAGTAATAGTAATACATcaggaaaatattttcactaaTAAAGTCAAGAATATAATGCTAGTGAACAATCCTAACACTACGTTATCTGTTGTTccaataatatagtaggttggggtaagataggacaccttttatttaaatttcttgttcaatttagtagtaaacaaaaaacattcgaaTAAATATGAAACCGAAAcattacgactcccataaagttttgtcatttatttaaaacacgattaagttatttggatattacgtgttgaaggtgtctcatcttcccccaccttaccatAATGTTCGTTTTTGCACACATTATATcttatttaacatttaccATCATCACGCTTAAGGCTTAACCGCGTTACCTCTAACAGTTTCTTGttatcaaatattaatttttgacCATCAGGGGTTCCAGTAATAGCTAGAACGTTTTGAATCGCTGTAAGTTTGATTTCAAATCGTGTAGTTAGTTGTAGAAACTGCACGAGTTCTCTGCATGCTTCTTCCATTATAACCGATAATATGAAACTCTGGCACACCTAATGCAAAAACCTGAGGAATGATA
Above is a window of Ciona intestinalis unplaced genomic scaffold, KH HT000435.1, whole genome shotgun sequence DNA encoding:
- the LOC100176484 gene encoding protein HGH1 homolog, translated to MEEACRELVQFLQLTTRFEIKLTAIQNVLAITGTPDGQKLIFDNKKLLECILTLTKDSHPAVVNESYLCIINLSTYGRASEILLKNYEILPEFFKVICDGESPYSDKVCSIINNLTRGKDGAKVVAQCLADVYPDGSKVIKLAKLLEIFSKVEYNKSCSMDYLAAFFSNLTQLPEVRQFFLDQSKIRINQLFPFLTYKKSVKRRGGIAATIRNCCFEYESHDWLLSEDVDLLPHLLLPLAGAEEFDDDDNDRLPLDLQYLPSDKQREEDPDVRVILVEALTLLCATQSGRAYVKDKNTYVIMRELYRWETENDNTDVAETCEKLVQILISDEPEDGRENLLTCDIPEEHLKKLQSCG